The proteins below are encoded in one region of Clostridium fermenticellae:
- a CDS encoding BMC domain-containing protein: MRYYGNEALGLIETIGLVPALDAADKMLKAADVELISYENIGSTLVTVIVKGDVGAVRSAVEAGAAAARAIGKLTAHNVMPRPINEVGDIVSVHDIDA; this comes from the coding sequence ATGAGGTATTATGGGAATGAAGCTTTGGGCTTAATAGAAACTATAGGGTTAGTTCCTGCACTTGATGCTGCTGATAAAATGCTCAAAGCAGCTGATGTTGAGCTTATTTCATATGAAAATATTGGTTCAACTCTCGTAACTGTAATAGTAAAAGGGGATGTTGGAGCTGTAAGATCCGCAGTTGAAGCAGGTGCAGCAGCAGCTCGAGCTATTGGAAAACTAACAGCACACAATGTGATGCCGCGTCCTATAAATGAAGTCGGCGATATTGTTTCAGTGCACGATATTGATGCTTAG